Genomic window (Lynx canadensis isolate LIC74 chromosome A1, mLynCan4.pri.v2, whole genome shotgun sequence):
TAATGTCTTTGCCTAAATTTGTTTCTCCAAGGTAGTTTTGGTTACTTATCAGAGCCCTGAGGGAAGGAGTGAATGGCAGGGAATGTTCTGGGAAAGATGGGGATGAGGGCCTGTGTAATGCCCTCGATTTTGAATCCAAGAGACCACCAAGGAcccgataccgatgcaaacgcacgagggtttatttgcaagctcaagcttgggcccaagtatacccgacacagcagagcagggacttggacccctaggttaagaggcggagcagttttataggggccagtggccaatgagattgtaacacacacagcaagttgcatagtcatgttagtccacacgcaggtggccaattgaattgaacacagaaagttgcatagtcatgttAGTCCACACACAGGGGCCaattaccctatagtaactgtttgaactagcctatcactctggtcagaattggcgcgcAAGTTTGGCAGGCAAAAGGCAGGGGTTTAAGAATTGGTGcacaagtttggcgggcaaaaggcagggtttacattctttggcggttggggttccgcattcctatatgagccggtttccagtaagggtgtgctcagcggcttgactagggtgggggagtgtcttaagcaataagtaggtcatgtgggggttatacatgagatggtgggtgtagcacaaaatggagttagttttgctctgcttgtccaggggtaggggatttttgttaaattccttgggtcccacattCCCCCCTTTTCCAGAGGATCCTATGCAGGACCCAATCATGGGTTAGAGCTTGGGGTGATGATTTGCCAGGTTAGATTAAATggttggtgggggttggggttgggTTTAGACACCAGGGGATACAGCGCAAGTAATATTAGTGGGGTAAGTGGGAGCGACACAGCCTTAGGTTTAAGGGATTGTCCTTGTCGGGCTGACTCTTCCATTCCGGAACAAAGTCCTTGAGGACGGCGTGTGGATCAGCTGGCCGGACGTGGGTGTAGTGGACCCAGGGAGTTATTCTGTTGACCTTGAGAGCAGTGGGCGTGGTCAGGATCGCCATGTAGGGTCCTTTCCAGCGAGGTTGGAGTGTCTGCTGTTGGTGCCTCCGCAGGTACACCCATTCGCCTGGTCGATACCAACGGGGGTCAGGAGGTGGGCTGGTCTTGTAGAGGGCCTTCAGCTTAGGCCACACCTGCTCATGGGCCCTTTGTAACatttggagggagaaaagaagctgTTGGTCATTGAACTCATCAAGCACTTCGGGTTTCAAGGCAGGAACGATAGGTGGGGGTATACCAAACATGATTTCGTAGGGAGTCAGTCCCATCTTATATGGTGAGTTTCTCACCCTATATAGGGCAAAGGGGAGGAGAGTGACCCAGTCCCCACCAGTCTCCAAGGCTAATTTAGTTAAGGTCTCTTTTAATGTCCTATTCATCCTCTCTACCTGACCTGAGCTCTGGGGTCTGTgagcacaatgtaatttccaatcTGCCCCCAGTATTTGTGCTACTCCCTGTGTTACCTTAGAAATGAACCCCGGTCCATTGTCGGATCCAATCCTGGCAGGAAATCCATACCTTGGCAGAATGTCCTCCAGCAGCTTTTTGGTCACGATTTGCACTGTTTCGCGCTTGGTGGGGAATGCCTCTGTCCACCCTGAAAAGGTATCTAGGAAAACTAGCAAGTACTTGTACCCATACTTTCCAGGCCTTACCTCAGTGAAATCTACTTCCCACTATGCTCCTGGGCGGTCTCCCCTGAGTCGGGTTCCGGGGTTAGACCCATGGGTGGTGGCGTTGGTTAGCTGGCATGCATGACAGCTTGCCACGATCTGCTCCATCTTTGCTCGAGAGTCCTTAATAATGATCTTAGCATGTCGTATGAGGTCTTCCATCTTTCTTGTTCCCATATGAGTACTCCGATGCATTTTGGATAGGACTTGTCATCCTGATTCCTCTGGCAGGATGATGCCGGAGTCTGCGGCCCTCCACCAGCCACGCAAGCATTGGGTCGTAGGCAAGCATTTAATCCATTGTAAGTCAGTGCCAGTATAGCTGGGGGTGTCCGGCAGGGTCGGTGCCCCCAGATTGGGTAGCGTGGTTGTTAAAACCTGGGTCACTGAAAGGGCCGCCTCCTTTGCTTTTGAGTCGGCTAGCCGGTTTCCCCTGGCTACCGGTGTGTCTGCTTTTTGGTGTCCTGGACAATGGATGATAGCTAGTGCCTTGGGCAGCCAGAGGGCCCTTAGGAGTTCAAgaatctctgttttgtttttaatagtctTTCCCTCTGCTGTCAgaagccctctctctctgtaaaggGCTCCGCGGATATGAGCGGTGGCAAAGGCGTACCTGCTGTCGGTGTAAATGTTTATTCGTTTACCTTCTTCCCATGGTTAGTGCCTTGGCCAGGGCGATCGGTTCTGCCCATTGAGACGATGTTCCGGCTGCCAATGGCTCTGCCCAGATGATCCGTCTCTGTGGTTACGGCTGCCCCCGCGTATCTGATTCCTTCTCGGACAAAACTGCTGCCATCCGTATACCAGGTGGCATCCGCGTTCGGCAGTGGCTGGTCCCGGAGATCAGCCCTGATTCCGTGGACCTGTGCCAAAATCTCTTGACAGTTATGGAGGGGGAGTCCCAGTCTGGGTTAGGGAGTAGCCCTCCACCAGCCACGCAAGCATTGCCGGATTCAGGGTTGTAGGTGGCTTGAATAAAATTCCGGTGGGGTTTAGCAGTAGGCTCTGATAATGGGTCAGATGAGCATTGCTGATCCAGCGGTCTGGGGGCTGTTTGAGTACTCCTTCGATAGCATGTCGGGTGGTAACATATAGCTCTTGCCCCATGGCTAGCTTGTCTGCGTCCTTGACCATAGTGGCCACCGCGGCAATAATTTTTAAGCATGGGGGCCATCCAGCGGCCACCGTGTCCATCTTTTTAGAGAGATAAGCTATGGGTCTTTTCCAGGGACCTATGTACTGGACAAGGACCCCTTTTGCCACCCCGTCTTTCTCGTCTACATATAGGTAGAAGGGCTTGATTAGGTCAGGCAACCCAAGAGCCGAAGCAGACAGCAAGGCCTGTTTAAGGTCATTAAAGGCCTTGTTCATGGCCTCTGTCCATTCAAAATTTTGTTGGTGCCTGGTGGCCTCATAGAGGGGTCTGGCCATCTCAGCAAAACCCAGAGTCCATAATTGACAGAACCCTGCCGACCCCAGGAATTCACGTACCTGATGGTCGGTTTGCGGCTGTGGGATCCTTAGGACAGTTTCCTTCCGCACATCCGTCAACCATCTTTGTCCATCCTTTAATTTGTACCCCAGGTAGCTCACCTCTGCTCTGCAGATTTGGGCCTTTTTGGCTGAGGCCCGGTATCCTAGAGCCGCTATAGTCTGGAGTAAGTCCTTGGTGCCTCACAGGCAAGTGTCCTGGTCCTCCGCTGCTAGCAGGATATCATCTATATATTGCAATAAGGTCAAATGAGGGTGTTCAGAATGGAACTCACCCAAGTCTTCATGTAAGGCCTCATCGAAGAAGGTTGGTGAGTTTTTGAATCCTTGTGGTAGTCGAGTCCAGGTGAGTTGGCCATTGATGCCTTTCTTGGGGTCCATCCGTTCAATGGCAAAAAGGTCTTGGCTCTTGGGTGCTAAAGGCAGGCTGAAAAAGGCATCTCTTAAATCTAATACCGTACACCAATTTTTGTCTGGAGGCAAGGTAGAGAGGAGGGTGTATGGGTTTGGGACCGTGGGGTGCACATCCATTACTCACCGGTTGACTTCACTTAAGTCCTGGACTGGCCTGTAATCGTTAGAGTGCGGTTTTCGCACTGGCAGCAAGGGAGTGTTCCATGCCGATTGGCAGAGCCTTAATATGCCTGAGTCTAGTAGTCGCCGTATGTGGGGCGTGATTCCCGTTCGCACCGCGAGAGGCATAGGGTATTGGCGGACCCTGACAGAGTCGGCCCCTGATTTTAGTTCTGTGTATACAGCTGGTCGGTGTCGGGCCAGCCCAATTCCCCCAGTTTCTGCCCATGCCTGAGGAAATCCCTGTAGCCAATGGTCAATGTCAGTCATTGGGGCAGGGGGCATCTGTTGGAGATGATATTCGTCTTCCAAACTCAGGACAAGCACCTGAATTGGTTGCCCTTCTTTGTCTAGGATTTTTGCCCCTCCGGGGTGGAAGCAAATTTGTGCCCCCATCTTGGTGAGCAAGTCCCGACCTAACAACGGGTAGGGACATTCAGGGATGACCATGAAGGAGTGGGATACCCGGCCCATGCCGAGGCCCACAGTTCTTCAGGTAGTCCATGAGTACTGTTTGGTCCCTGTGGCCCCTTGCACCCATGAGGTCTTGCTCACCAATTTCCCCTTCAGTTGTAATAAGACCGAATGTTGTGCCCCAGTGTCCACTAGAAATTCAACTGGTTGCCCCTCCACTCTGAGAGTTACCCTGGGCTCGGGGAGGGGTACCGAACCCCGACTCCCCTAGTCGTCCAGGTCCTCCATCTCCAATATCTTGGCAGGGGCCTTAGATCTTTTGTTAGGGCAGTCTTTCACCCAGTGGCCCTCTTCCTTGCAATAAGCACAttggtttttgtttagtttagGGAGCTCCCATCGGGGACCAGGAAGTCCCTGTCCCTGAAGTCAGCTTCTTGAGGTGCCTCCGTTTTTCCTGTGGGTCATCCATGGTTGTAGCCAGCAGGATCTTAGCCAGATTTCGGGTTTGCCGGTGGCTTAGTTTAGTCTGTTGCTCCTCCGGGCTTTCTCTATTATTGTAAACTCTTTCTGCTACTACTATTAAGTCCTGCAGGCTCTTCTCTCCTAGCCTCTCCActctttgtaatttccttttgatGTCTGGAGCGGCCTGATTAACAAAAGCCATGATAATTGCGGCTTTTGTTTCTGGGGCTTCTGGGTTCATAGGGGTGTACTGCCTAAAAGCCTCTGTGATTCTCTCTAAGAAGGCTGCTGGACTCTCATCCTTACCTTGTCTTACATCATATACCTTGGCTAGATTAGTAGGCTTTCGCGCGGCAGCCTTGAGACCTGCCATTAAAGTCTGGCTGTAGACCCGGAGTCTCTCCTTACCTTCAGCCAAGTTGTAGTCCCAGGTAGGGCAGGATAAGGGGAAGGCAGCATTTATGAGGTCTGGGTTTTGAGTCGGCTGTCTGTCCTCTCCCAGGACAGACTTCCGAGCTTCCACTTGTATTCGTTCTCTCTCTTCAGTGGTGAAGAGAACCTGCAAGAGCTGCTGACAGTCATCCCAAGTAGGCTGGTGGGTAAAAAGAACAGTATCTAAAAGCCCAATTAAATCTTTAGGGTTATCGGAGAACTTTGCATTTTGAGTTCTCCAATTATATAAATCACTTGTGGAGAACAGCTAATATAACATTGGTTGTTCTCCAGACTCGTCGGGAGGACCCACGGCGTGGAGGGGAAGGGCGGTGGAGTCGGCAGGCCCCATATTTGAGGGTGGGGCTGCCCGGTGGGTGGGTCCACGTGTCCCTGCTGCTGGCCCTCGCACAGGAATTCTTTCATCAGGGAGCGCTGGTGCCCCTCCTGCAGCCCCTGGTGCTTCCGATGGAGGGgcggaagggggagggggagcctcgTAGGGCAGCGGATGGGTCAGGTCCTCCGGAGAGGAATCCTGCAAGACTGGATAAAGGGGCATTTTGGCCTTTGTGTCAGTCTCCTCCGCTTTCCGCAGGGCTAGAATCTTGGTAGGTCCTGCTCTGGGGGCTAAGAATGGTGTTAGCCAAGAAGGGGGGTTTTTGATCATGTCCTGCCAGACCAGGATGTAGGGCACCTGGTCAGGGTGGCCATCCGGTTTGTCCTTGAAGATTACGACTTGACCTGCAAAATAATAGGTAGGTGGAAAGTTCCTTCTTGGGGCCATCCCACGTCAAAGTTTGGCCATTCTGACATGCAGTAAGTctgaaatttcccttttcttatgtCTGTGCTCAAATTATGAGCCCTTTCCTTAACGTCCGAGAAGTGGGAGAGCATAAGAGACAGGGGGGTGGTTTGGGTCTGCTCCATTTCATTCCACACCAAGACACAAACAGTTATGAGCATTAACAAGGACACAATAACACAGACAAATGTTCCAGCGCAGCTGcggagacaaaacagaaaataaaacgaAGGGCTGGCTGTCCGTAATGGCAGCTGGCCCTCCTCACAGATGAGGACTTCGTCCTCCTGGCGGGGGCAAGGGACGTCTCCCAAGACCCCCGGTCGACGGCTCGCCAGCGCGTCCGCTTAAGCCAATGCCGACCCAAAGACAGTTTGGAATTCCTATAGGTAGAGATACAGTACAGAGCTCTCAGAAAATATGCGCACGAAAGGTAGAAGAAGTTGAGTGCACTCACCAGACGTGGGACCCTCCAGGTGGGGTCCTGGTGGGGGGTCTCTCAAATCCCGGACGAGTCCCCAAatgtaatgcccccgatttcgaatccgagagaccaccaaggagccaataccgatgcaaacgcacgagggtttatttgcaagctcaagcttgggcccaagtatacccgacacagcagagcagggacttggacccctaggttaagaggcggagcagttttataggggccagtggccaatgagattgtaacacacacagcaagttgcatagtcatgttagtccacacgcaggtggccaattgaattgaacacagaaagttgcatagtcatgttAGTCCACACACAGGTGGCCAactgaattacaatttaccctatagtaactgtttgaactagcctatcactctggtcagaattggcgcgcaagtttggcaggcaaaaggcggggtttaagAATTGGCTCtcaagtttggcgggcaaaaggcggggtttacattctttggcggttagaggttccgcattcctatatgagctggtttccagtaagggtgtgctcagcggcttgactagggtgggggggtgtcttaagcaataagtaggtcatgtgggggttatacatgagatggtaggtgtagcacaaaatggagttagtcttgctctgtttgtccaggggtaggggatttttgttaaattccttgggtcccacagcCTATGGATGTTGGGCTAGTCTGGGGGGGGGATGACAGAACCCCAGTGCTTCAGGTGCTCTGAAGAGCTAGGGGAAAATGTGCATTTTAGACATCAAGGgacacattttcaaaaagaacatgaaaaggtGACTGGGAAGGTGCTCCAATTACCACTCTTGTGTAGACAAAGATGCTTTTCCTCTAAGTACAGCTATGAtggggaaaacaaaactaaaacaaagcaaaaacaaaagcacagggAAAAATGTGGGCTTGGTTACCTCATTCTAAGACAATTACCATCTGGTCACAGGTGGCTCTGCACGCCCCACCTCCCTGGTCCCACCTGCCTTGGATACTCAGGTCTGGGCACTCATCTTCCTACTTGTTTCTGTCAACCTTTAGTCCCTGTAGCCTTATAGGCTGGAGGCAGAGTTTCAATTTTATAGGCCATGATACCATATTCACTCAGTCAAATTCAGAGGTtttaagctggaaaaaaaagcCTGTGTCTCAGAGTTCAGAAAATATAGTAATAAGTAACAATAGGAGGAATTGGGCTGGTGGACTTATTTGGGTAGATAAACTCTTTCAGAGCGGAGAGCTCTCACATAATCACAGCTAAGTCAGGCACACAGCAGATCCCCTACCTCCCAAGTGTAACAGGCAGTTTGCTCACAGGGGCGCTAGAAACAAAGTACTAGGTATGTGCTGTGCTTGGGTCACACTGGATTTCTGCAACCCAGAGGCTCATGCTTTccaggcccagtgcagagcttcCAAATCAAACTTGCATTAGCAAACTTCAAAGCTCGGACCTAGCAACATTTAAAGACAGGCAATACCTCCCTGACATGGTGATTAGATTCACCTATcaagaggagaggaaatgagGCACCTCTGGCAGTGTCTCAATTTTTCTGGGCTGGCTCCCTGATAATCATGGAATATTCAGTCGGTATTACTAAGTGATCTCATTCCATCTTAACCACCTATTTGGCGACATTGCATACTGTGTTCCTCATTTCTGCAGTGTCTTTTGCCCTCATTTGTAAATAGCTTTCAGAAACCTGAAATGAAATtgcatttacttttcctttccctccatcAGTCTGAGTCAGCTTCCCTTGGAATCAGCTGTGCCTTCTGGCCCTTTTAAGGAATCATTATTTTCATGGAGGAGAAAAATGGTCACTCTGCAGGGTGCTGTGGAATGTAAAGGGGACTGAGGGGGAAGGCGAGCATGaagccaccctccccaccctcttcaGTGAGCTCATTTCCCCCACTCCTTTAGGTATAAAAATGTGCACCTGCTCAGTTGCCTTAGATTTAAAATGCTTACATATAATTTCTTGCACACATTTTAATCTGGTTAGCGCTGGGCCTAGAGAAGGACCCATTCCTTTCCCTGATCCATAATAGCTTCACTCTCTAAAGGGAAACAATCCTCCCTTGCATGTCTCAGATACTCATAGTAGCCTTGCACAATTTCAGCTCAGAACAGAGGCAAGGAAATCACCAAGGTAACACTGGCAGTCTAcactgcagttttgttttgttttttaatagaaataacaaGCAGATAGGCTATTCTTTGTTAATGTCTCTAATAGGCAAAAAGTGTCCAAACTTCTGCTTTTTCTTAAGCTATTAGGAAATTTAACCTGAGCCACAAGGGAGGAGGCATAATTTGGGTGTGAATGACCTAGGAGAAACAGATCTGTAAGCAGCATTGCTCAACAGAAGCCGTGCAAAGCCAACCAAAGGGCTTTCTCTACTGTGGATCTCAGGTCTCAGCAGATCTCAGGTTCTCTTAAATGCAAGGTTTAACCAAAGTTTCTAAACAAAGGGCCCATTAGGAATATTTGCACAATCTCTGTTTCAGATGTTTGACCCCAAGGCTTTTGTTTACTGAATTTGCTGAAGCAGTGCCCACCTGGCATATCAAAAGCAACAGTTGCCTCTGTTCTGGTTTCCCGTAGGAACAACATGACCCTTTTGCCCTCTGATTTCCCCAGGTTCTCTGCATCTTTCTGCCTCTACTTGTCTGTGCCCACTTTTCTCAAACGTCCTCAcctttcccctgcccttcccacttCTATCTAGATGGACCCTTCTGATGGATGTCCCATTCTTTCAGGGTCTTGTCCTCTCCTTTTCAAGTAGACAAAGGTAACGTTACTCCCCAGTAACCTCTCAGGATAGGTTATATTATGAGGAAGCTCTTAAGAATTTATAGGTTGGCCTGTGGGAAGAATGCAGTGTTAGATGACCCGATCAGGTGGAGGCTGGTGTCACGGGTGGTGAAAGAACCcacctgaggcagaacagaggagatagaagtttattgaaaagactgcaATGGGCcagtgggcaggacagcaaaggagaggctATCTGTCAGGAAGCAGAAGTAGGGGGCTGTAGTTAAGCTGAGGAAGTGAGGGGGTTTGGGAACATGTGGAAGTTTACGTTTGGGTACCTGTGCCTGGTTGTTAAGTAGCCcgtattttgaggtgggtcacctAATGAGCCTGTTTGCGTTCAGCCTGGTGGTCACTGTTGGCCTTTTTACTGTACTcaggtttccattgctcaagcctgttgcccAAAAGCAGCCTCTACAGTTTCTAGACCCAAGACTAACATTAAAGAGAATAGAATCCTGATATTGCTAACTGGCTTTGTAAGTCTGAATAAGTGAACTAACTTAtctgaacctcagtttattcattttcataatggGGTTATGGACTTGCATTTCATAAGGATGTTATAAAAACCAAATGGAATGATTTTTGCAAATTTCCTAGTTTTAGGGCTTAGTGCAAAGTTAACTACTTCAAATTAGCATTGGAGACATGCTATTTATCTGACTTTGTAAGATAAGTCATGTTTaactacaaaattattttgaatgctGTTGTAGGattgaaaatgctttaaaaataataaaataccataaaactataaaataaaataaatccttgagttaaaatacaaagaattattattattgttattgttattattatatcattAATTATCAAGACAACAACCAGGAAGTCATGTTTGAATACCCTCCATATTTCACCCCCAGCACACAATCCATCAGTGAGTCCATTAACTTTAATCTAAAATATATCCCCTATATATTGACCTCTTTTATCTCCACTGTTATTAACCACTGTCTAAAGCCACTCCAACAACTCTTTATGGGTCTCTCTATGGGTACTCTGTTGTGCAGACACTATCTAAGGAGGGTTTTTATTACACACAAACAACTGCGTTCCTTACCAATTTCTCCTCTCTAGAACAGAGAAGTCATCTCATCTGTCTTGCTCACCACCGTTATTCCAGACTGAGAACAGTATTAAGCATACAGAGGACATCAACAAAGATTTtgtgaatgaattaataatgaaTTATACTCATTAATATTTTCTAGTAAAAACCCCATGGGGCATTTTACATTATTAGTgcattttacaaattagaaatCTAAGTATCTGTATTTAAATGATTAGCCTTTCCACAAGACATGGGGGATTGGTTGGATTCAGTACATTGGTTGGATTCACAATTTTGTGGAAGCTGATCTgcactaaaaaaagaacaataaatcaaACAAATAGTGCTCTATTCTGTACTCTAGGACAACTTGGCCATCCCCAACTTCTTTCACATTTCATTGGAAATGTATACTGGATCTTctctagaatatttttttctaccctACTTTCCACTACGGAATTTCAGTGAGTGATAgctaaatttttttgttttctataaatattatactgaataattaattaaattgtttattttcaagGTTCTAAAAACCAGTATACTATTTTCCACTCTCTGTTGGTATTCtgaagataaatacaaataagttcttttgttatgttaattttaaatgaaaagatttgttttattAACCTTTAACCATGACTGACATTATATTAGCAGTTTTTATTTCCAACATCGGTGTTCTAACAGCggcaataattttcatttataccTACTTTATATTAAGACTGTAGACATAGTGTTTATCATATCAGAGTGTATATTTAGAAACCAACAAGCATTACAGCAGGGTGTTGCTACTGGATGGCAGATTTTGTAAACATTATGAAatcttagaaaatgaaatatttgtgtcTGGGCTCTCcaattattattttcactttcataCATATCATCTGCATAAATGACCATTAGGATATCTGAATCAAACTTAATGCAACATTAGCTCAACCAAGGCAGAGTAGGATTGAGTTGAGTAGCTGATGTGTTAGGTCAATGGAAATGTGTGAGAAGTCATCCACCCATAATGAGTTTATTCCCTACTCTCACCCTCATCCCCCAGATACTTACAATGATAGCTCAATGTTTTTATCTCTCTTGTGTGGAAGAGAAACTGGTGACACTAAAACATCAATCCTGAATTGTTGAGCAAATATGAAATTCAGCTAAGGCTCATTGGATCAGATTCCAAATGCTAAGATGCTCATCAGTGTCCTTGAAGAGGAGCTCACGGTGACATGGAATAAACTCAGTTTCCGATAGACACCATTTACAGGGCAGTTGAGAAGTGC
Coding sequences:
- the LOC115510674 gene encoding LOW QUALITY PROTEIN: uncharacterized protein LOC115510674 (The sequence of the model RefSeq protein was modified relative to this genomic sequence to represent the inferred CDS: deleted 1 base in 1 codon; substituted 3 bases at 3 genomic stop codons) encodes the protein MAPRRNFPPTYYFAGQVVIFKDKPDGHPDQVPYILVWQDMIKNPPSWLTPFLAPRAGPTKILALRKAEETDTKAKMPLYPVLQDSSPEDLTHPLPYEAPPPPSAPPSEAPGAAGGAPALPDERIPVRGPAAGTRGPTHRAAPPSNMGPADSTALPLHAVGPPDESGEQPMLYXLFSTSDLYNWRTQNAKFSDNPKDLIGLLDTVLFTHQPTWDDCQQLLQVLFTTEERERIQVEARKSVLGEDRQPTQNPDLINAAFPLSCPTWDYNLAEGKERLRVYSQTLMAGLKAAARKPTNLAKVYDVRQGKDESPAAFLERITEAFRQYTPMNPEAPETKAAIIMAFVNQAAPDIKRKLQRVERLGEKSLQDLIVVAERVYNNRESPEEQQTKLSHRQTRNLAKILLATTMDDPQEKRRHLKKLTSGTGTSGPRWELPKLNKNQCAYCKEEGHWVKDCPNKRSKAPAKILEMEDLDDXGSRGSVPLPEPRVTLRVEGQPVEFLVDTGAQHSVLLQLKGKLVSKTSWVQGATGTKQYSWTTXRTVGLGMGRVSHSFMVIPECPYPLLGRDLLTKMGAQICFHPGGAKILDKEGQPIQVLVLSLEDEYHLQQMPPAPMTDIDHWLQGFPQAWAETGGIGLARHRPAVYTELKSGADSVRVRQYPMPLAVRTGITPHIRRLLDSGILRLCQSAWNTPLLPVRKPHSNDYRPVQDLSEVNR